The following are encoded in a window of Cydia amplana chromosome 20, ilCydAmpl1.1, whole genome shotgun sequence genomic DNA:
- the LOC134657715 gene encoding cytochrome P450 4C1-like has translation MAAARRFWENAKKVSEAAEKAGGVITLWAGPRVVFAINDPDDAFTVLNSCLEKSYFYRLGSSWVGYGLLTSNVPKWKRHRKLMNPTFSQHVLDGFLEVFNRQAALLAQDMEPKVGKGGFIPMEFITERTLEAVCQTVIGISLDDRSVINKEYKGAIEDGLYVIAERLASFWLHPEICYRFSGLRKIMDKAMIRVHNMSRTMLNKRRSERLQARHANTTSSRFIAFLNLLLDLTEDGSFTDDQIQEELDTLIAAGYDTSSRALLSTLVLVGTYQEVQEKMYQEIMSVLGSSVDLGKEDMPRLVYMEAVIKEVLRLSPVAPLIARQVEKEVKLKNYTIPAGSECGVTFWGIHRLPIWGPDRLEFRPERWLDPSTLPQSPGAFCGFSLGRRNCIGKPYALMSLKTALAHLIRKYRITADYSKVELKFAVLLEYAAGHEISLELRE, from the exons atggctgctgctcgac GGTTCTGGGAGAATGCCAAAAAAGTCAGCGAGGCCGCTGAAAAGGCCGGAGGCGTCATAACTCTGTGGGCTGGCCCCAGGGTCGTATTcg CTATTAACGATCCAGACGACGCATTCACCGTTCTGAATTCGTGTTTGGAAAAAAGTTACTTCTACAGGCTGGGTTCCAGCTGGGTTGGCTACGGGTTGCTCACTTCTAATG TGCCGAAATGGAAACGTCACCGAAAGCTGATGAACCCGACCTTCAGCCAGCATGTGCTGGATGGGTTCCTGGAGGTCTTCAACCGACAGGCGGCGCTGCTGGCGCAAGACATGGAACCGAAAGTCGGGAAAGGAGGGTTCATTCCTATGGAGTTTATTACAGAGAGGACCCTAGAAGCTGTTTGTC AAACCGTTATCGGCATCTCCCTGGACGACCGGTCGGTTATAAACAAAGAGTACAAGGGAGCGATTGAAGACGGCCTATACGTTATAGCGGAGAGGCTGGCCAGCTTTTGGCTCCACCCCGAAATCTGCTACCGTTTCTCCGGACTTCGGAAAATCATGGACAAAGCTATGATTCGCGTCCATAACATGTCCAGAACG ATGCTAAACAAGCGAAGATCTGAAAGACTGCAAGCTAGGCATGCCAATACAACAT CAAGCCGTTTCATTGCGTTCCTCAATCTTCTGCTGGACCTGACCGAAGACGGGTCGTTCACCGACGACCAGATCCAAGAGGAGTTGGACACGCTCATCGCAGCTGGGTACGACACCTCGTCACGAGCGCTTCTGTCCACTCTGGTACTCGTCGGCACTTATCAGGAGGTTCAAGAGAAAATGTATCAGGA GATAATGTCAGTCCTTGGCTCCAGCGTGGATTTGGGCAAGGAAGACATGCCGAGGCTGGTATACATGGAGGCGGTTATCAAGGAGGTGCTCCGGCTCAGCCCCGTCGCTCCGTTAATCGCCCGGCAGGTCGAGAAGGAAGTTAAACTAA aAAACTACACCATCCCAGCTGGCAGTGAGTGCGGCGTGACGTTCTGGGGTATCCACCGGCTCCCGATCTGGGGTCCGGACCGCCTTGAATTCAGGCCGGAGAGGTGGCTGGACCCCTCAACACTGCCCCAGAGCCCTGGCGCCTTCTGCGGATTCAGCCTTGGCAGGAGGAACTGCATAG GAAAGCCGTACGCACTGATGTCACTGAAGACCGCACTAGCGCACCTGATACGAAAGTACCGGATTACGGCCGACTACAGTAAAGTGGAACTAAAGTTCGCCGTGTTGCTCGAATACGCGGCCGGACACGAAATATCTTTGGAATTGAGAGAGTAA
- the LOC134657428 gene encoding clarin-3-like, with the protein MAVTRRGYIFGAFLSGVLSVLVIIVAVSSDSWVVSTASAELDVAESDIHYGLFRGELVLRSLGTPTFNTLFMTCLAEENACAVSCKTERTARVEDVRALAQGNAPSLACGSITTVEVLDPPSEPAVISFGFYISLLLILFLQLLFAVIAAGLAIINSTKNPTEPMFGLPGCLWSNVVASVLGFTSLLMFGVYWAASGLKSHLALSYIAGGGYEFTAGLGYSFWLLLIALLCSVANVCLIELRRYLLERDPPPPVIKVENHSDGTIFLY; encoded by the exons ATGGCGGTGACACGGCGCGGGTACATTTTCGGAGCGTTTCTGTCCGGCGTGTTGAGTGTGCTGGTGATTATTGTAGCCGTGTCGAGTGATAGTTGG GTAGTGTCAACCGCGTCAGCAGAGCTAGATGTAGCGGAGAGCGACATCCACTATGGGCTGTTCAGAGGAGAGCTGGTGCTTCGGAGTCTGGGGACACCCACTTTCAATACGCTGTTTA TGACATGTCTGGCTGAGGAGAACGCGTGTGCTGTCAGCTGCAAGACTGAGAGGACAGCCAGGGTTGAAGAT GTTCGTGCCTTAGCCCAGGGAAATGCCCCTAGCCTCGCGTGTGGCTCCATTACGACCGTGGAAGTACTCGACCCAC CCAGCGAGCCAGCAGTGATCTCGTTCGGTTTCTACATCAGCCTCCTGTTGATCCTGTTCCTTCAGCTTCTGTTCGCGGTGATAGCGGCCGGGCTGGCCATCATCAACTCAACCAAGAACCCGACGGAACCCATGTTCGGGTTGCCCG GCTGTCTTTGGAGCAACGTGGTGGCATCAGTGCTAGGTTTCACATCGTTGCTGATGTTCGGTGTCTATTGGGCCGCCTCGGGTCTTAAGAGCCATCTGGCCCTTTCCTACATAGCGGGAGGCGGGTACGAGTTCACGGCGGGCCTGGGATATTCTTTCTG GCTACTTCTAATAGCCCTGCTGTGTTCCGTGGCCAACGTGTGTCTCATCGAGCTCCGTAGGTACCTGCTCGAGCGAGACCCTCCCCCGCCCGTCATCAAAGTCGAGAACCATTCCGATGGAACCATATTTTTGTACTAA